Sequence from the Pirellulales bacterium genome:
GCCGACGGAGAGCTTTTCCATCAAATGCCGGGGTGCCTGCATCGAAGACATCGAAGCTCATCTCAGCCGGGCGCTCCGGGCTTTTGCCGAATTGGTTTTCTTCAAACAGCTTGACAATTTCCGGACGCCGCTTGGCGAACCAGGTGTTTGCATCCGCGACTTTCTGTCCGTCGGCTAGTTGCAGCGGATCGGGCAAAGAATATTCGCCGACTTTGGATTCGGTGTAATTGGCCGGAATGCCAGCCACATTTCCATCCGGGGCATCGGCAACTTGCCCTGAAGCGCCGGCAGAAGAAAGCCCGACGGAAATCAACGCGGCGAATAAAAGCCGATTGGCAAGCTTCATTGGTGAACCCCCTTTTCGATTCAGAATGACTGCCAAAGTCAAACGCAGCCCGACGCCCCAGGCCGCGGCAGCCAATCCTATCATACCGCCATCCAAAGATCATCCTGCCCGAGAAAGAAGGGGAAAATGGCATCCGTCACAACCGCGCGACTCATCCGTGACGGTGCCGGCGTCGATATTCGCTGGGCGTAATGCTAAATCGCTTTTTGAAGGCCACGCTCAGGTATTCGCCATGGTGAAAACCCGCCTGGTCGGCTACGGCGGCCAGCGGCAGGGCCGTCTCGCTGAGCAGCTTAGTAACGCGCTGAAATTGCATGCGCAGAATTTCATCGTGCGGCGAATATCCAAGCAGCTTTTTGAAGCGATGCTCCAGCACGCGGCGCGAGAGCGGAACCACCTTCAGAATGTCGTCCACGTTGATTCCTTCGCACGCATGCTCGCGAATAAAGTGCATGGCCTGGGAAATATCGTGGTCGGGCACCGCGAGAACATCGCTCGATTGCCGCGTGGCAATGCCCAACGGAGCGATTTTTAGCGAATGCGTCCGGGGTGTTTTTCCTGACATTAACTGGGCCAACATGCGGGCCGCTTCGTAACCGGTGCTGTGGGTGTTGGGAATGACGCTGGAAAGGGGCGGATCTGCCAGATTGCAAAGCATTTCGTCATTGTCCACGCTCACCACGGCCATTTCGTCCGGTACGGCCACCCCAATCCGATGGCAAACGTCCAACAACTGCTGGCCGCGCACATCGTAGGCGGCCATGACGCCGACCGGCTTGGGAAGCTGACGAATCCAAGCAACCAGCTGTTTTTCCTCCTCCGCCAAATTCATGGGCAACCGTCGATGCGGTTGTGGCCGAAACACGCTGCACACGCCGCCGCCTTGCTTGGTGATCCGCACAAATTCTTCCTGCCTCCACATCGACCAATGGAATTGGTTGTTGCCGACAAAGCCGAAGTTCTTGAAACCCCGATCCAGCAAATGCTCTGCGGCCAACTTGGCCATTGCAGCATCGTCCGTTTCGACCCACGGAATTTCCGGCATAATGCGCGCGGCGCTTACATCCACCACCGGCAAGCCGGTTTTGACCATGGCTTGCGCAATGCGGCGATTTTCAATGCGGGCAATAATTCCGTCCCCCTGCAAATTATCGAGCACCCATTTGGGGGCCGGGTCGCCGCGGCCTTGTTCGGTTAAAAAGGTTGACCACGGACCGTGCTCTTGAATGTAGGCATAAATGCCACGGACCAATTCCCGCGAATAAGAATTCGAAGTTTCGATCAGCAAAACCACCCGCGGTCGATGCTTCATAGAGATTTCGCGGCAGAAGTAATTGTTGGGGGGCTGACCCGCAAAATCGCGTGAAGCCGCCTACGGTAATATATCTCAAACTAATAACGCGAAATCTCAAATGCAAGGCGCTGGGCGCGGCGGGACTGGCGGCCGGTGGCGGTCGCCTAATTCAGCGTGTTTTTGCCGCATTTTTTGGGCGATTCTTGCACGGCCACTAGAGCAGGCGGCCGCGGACGCCGCAAGGGGAAAAATATCAAAAGCAATGATCAGGGCATTCGCAGGCAGTGATCTTGGCAGATTCATGGGGGACGATGGTATTCAATCGGCTGCGTTTTTGCACGACGGACGGCTGGCAATCGCTGAGAAAGCTACGACGCAACTTAGGCTACGCCTAATTTGGAGGACAGACGCACTCTCGCCAATTTGTTGTGAATTTTCTCACTACATATTACAATGCCGGGGGCCGAGCGACTGCATTATCGACTCGGGCCAAAGGGGGCTGCCTTGGGCTT
This genomic interval carries:
- a CDS encoding DNA-binding transcriptional regulator, with the protein product MKHRPRVVLLIETSNSYSRELVRGIYAYIQEHGPWSTFLTEQGRGDPAPKWVLDNLQGDGIIARIENRRIAQAMVKTGLPVVDVSAARIMPEIPWVETDDAAMAKLAAEHLLDRGFKNFGFVGNNQFHWSMWRQEEFVRITKQGGGVCSVFRPQPHRRLPMNLAEEEKQLVAWIRQLPKPVGVMAAYDVRGQQLLDVCHRIGVAVPDEMAVVSVDNDEMLCNLADPPLSSVIPNTHSTGYEAARMLAQLMSGKTPRTHSLKIAPLGIATRQSSDVLAVPDHDISQAMHFIREHACEGINVDDILKVVPLSRRVLEHRFKKLLGYSPHDEILRMQFQRVTKLLSETALPLAAVADQAGFHHGEYLSVAFKKRFSITPSEYRRRHRHG